From Campylobacter sp. MG1, the proteins below share one genomic window:
- a CDS encoding L,D-transpeptidase family protein, with amino-acid sequence MKKIIIFILSLNLYASSLLTNYLKEGIVTNDKKIEAKLSNIEFWKNELLNIDLEYGYYSDGQYIVVVDKDEQKIVLYELKNNKLLPRFEQSVITGLMGNKNVEGDLKTPVGAYEVTNKMVPPDNYYGPYAFVLSYPNLYDSLRKKTGSGIWIHGFPLEGDVRYDTYKTKGCVVMTNDVLLDFEAILKDKKAQVLINEKGITKTNADEISIILANLFDWKNTWTYSDIDKYLSYYNDDFIRYDGVKLKEFKQQKKTIFARKEDKKIKFSNINIIPYPNLDNEKIFKITFYENYSTQNYKFNGSKVLYIKLIDNKMSILVEK; translated from the coding sequence ATCTTTAAATTTATATGCTAGTAGTTTATTAACTAATTATTTAAAAGAAGGCATAGTTACAAATGATAAAAAAATAGAAGCAAAATTAAGCAATATAGAATTTTGGAAAAATGAATTATTAAATATTGATTTAGAATACGGATATTATAGCGATGGACAATATATAGTTGTGGTTGATAAAGATGAGCAAAAAATTGTTCTTTACGAACTAAAAAATAATAAATTATTACCAAGATTTGAACAAAGTGTAATAACTGGTCTTATGGGTAATAAAAATGTAGAAGGTGATTTAAAAACACCAGTAGGTGCTTATGAAGTAACAAATAAAATGGTTCCACCTGATAATTATTATGGACCATATGCTTTTGTTTTAAGCTATCCAAATTTATATGATAGCTTGAGAAAAAAAACTGGCTCAGGTATATGGATACATGGGTTTCCTTTAGAAGGCGATGTAAGATACGATACTTATAAAACCAAGGGCTGTGTTGTGATGACTAATGATGTCTTATTAGATTTTGAAGCTATTTTAAAAGATAAAAAAGCTCAAGTTTTAATTAATGAAAAAGGCATTACAAAAACAAATGCTGATGAAATTTCTATTATACTAGCGAATTTATTTGACTGGAAAAATACTTGGACTTATAGTGATATAGATAAATATTTATCATATTATAATGATGATTTTATTAGATATGATGGTGTTAAATTAAAGGAATTTAAACAACAAAAGAAAACGATTTTTGCTAGAAAAGAAGATAAAAAAATTAAATTTTCTAATATAAATATAATTCCGTATCCAAATTTAGATAATGAAAAAATATTTAAAATTACATTTTATGAAAACTATAGCACTCAAAATTATAAATTTAATGGTAGCAAAGTGTTATATATAAAATTAATTGATAATAAGATGTCAATTTTAGTGGAAAAATAA
- a CDS encoding alanine racemase gives MAIIRLNKQNYFHNLNECLKRVETINKLIIVLKNNAYGHGYLEISSLAKEFGIKYIAVKNAFEANILKDEFENILILSQLPQYYTSEKNYIIAINDLCYFDYLKQGDKIALKLDTNMHRSGITQDNLEYAIKIIKDKKLNLTSAFTHYSSMQNIKKQKPLYIKMCEFIQDNFSDEIFFHSSNSSTLFLGENDYDKAARIGIAQFGYCDANANLKPVLSLYANKISSRQINKGDSIGYDETFVSNRNLEIANYDLGYADGMLYYKGIGEIFLADDKSPILGKISMDSFSTYNLNDEICVFNDAVKFAKYFNTNAYECLVRLSCNIKKEIV, from the coding sequence ATGGCTATAATTAGATTAAATAAACAAAATTATTTTCATAATTTAAATGAATGTTTAAAAAGAGTTGAAACTATTAATAAATTAATAATAGTTTTAAAAAATAATGCTTATGGTCATGGATATTTAGAAATAAGTAGTTTAGCTAAAGAATTTGGCATTAAGTATATAGCTGTGAAAAATGCCTTTGAAGCTAATATTTTAAAAGATGAATTTGAAAATATTTTAATTTTATCGCAATTACCACAGTATTATACATCTGAAAAAAATTATATTATAGCTATTAATGATTTGTGTTATTTTGATTATCTAAAACAAGGTGATAAAATAGCATTAAAATTAGATACAAATATGCATAGAAGTGGAATAACGCAAGATAATTTAGAATATGCTATTAAAATTATAAAAGACAAGAAGCTAAATTTAACATCAGCATTTACTCATTATTCTAGTATGCAAAATATAAAAAAACAAAAACCACTTTATATTAAAATGTGTGAATTTATACAGGATAATTTTAGTGATGAAATATTTTTTCATTCTTCAAATTCCAGCACTTTGTTTTTAGGTGAAAATGATTATGACAAAGCCGCTCGCATAGGAATAGCTCAATTTGGTTATTGTGACGCTAATGCAAATTTAAAGCCAGTTTTAAGTCTTTATGCAAATAAAATTAGCTCAAGGCAAATTAATAAAGGTGATAGCATAGGCTATGATGAAACATTTGTAAGCAATAGAAATTTAGAGATCGCAAATTATGATTTAGGTTACGCTGATGGTATGCTTTATTATAAAGGTATAGGAGAAATATTTTTAGCAGATGACAAAAGCCCTATTTTAGGTAAAATTTCAATGGATAGTTTTAGTACATATAATCTTAATGATGAAATTTGCGTATTTAATGATGCCGTTAAATTTGCTAAATATTTTAATACGAATGCTTATGAATGTTTAGTGCGTTTAAGTTGTAATATAAAAAAAGAAATAGTATAA